The Mycobacterium haemophilum DSM 44634 sequence GGCTGTGGCGGACAGTTCCTGGCCGCGCTGGCCGAGTCACGCGCCGCCCGCGCCGTCTGGCAAGCACTACCCGGCGAGCAGTGGGCAGACCGATTCGCCGAGGCCGCCACACAAACCATCCGCGCCGGACGTGCCGCGTTGGCGATCGTGCCTGATCAGCGGGATCTGGATGCGCTGTGGCGGGCTGTGACGGCTCGTGTCGACGAACGCAGCGTGGTGGCTCTCTCGGCGGGCCTGGGGCCGGCCGCGCGGTATCGGCGTTGGCTGGCGGCGCTGCGCGGCAGTGCGCGGCTGGTGATCGGCACCCGCAGCGCGGTGTTCGCGCCGGTCAGCGACCTTGGTTTGGTCATGGTCTGGTCTGACGCCGACGACACGTTGGCCGAGCCACGGGCACCCTATCCGCATGCCCGGGAGGTGGCGATGCTGCGCGCGCATCAGGCCCGCTGTGCAGCATTGATCGGCGGCTACACCCGGACGGCAGAAGCCCACGCATTGGTGCGCAGCGGATGGGCCCACGATGTGGTTGCGGCGCGCTCGGTGGTTCGTGCCCACGCTCCGCGGGTAGTGGCTCTCGACGACAGCGGATATGCCGAGGAACGCGACCCGGCCGCCCGTACCGCGCGACTTCCGTCGATTGCGCTGCGCGCGGCCCGCTCGGCGCTTGCGAATGGAGCACCGGTGCTCGTGCAGGTGCCGCGGCGTGGGTATGTGCCGTCGCTGGCCTGCGGGCGCTGCCGGACGGTCGCCCGTTGTCGACATTGCACGGGTCCGCTCTCGCTGCTAGACCGCACCACCCCCGGTACCGTGTGCCGCTGGTGTGGCCGGGTCGACCCGACGCTGCGTTGCGCACGCTGCGGGTCGGAGGCGGTGCGTGCGGTGGTAGTTGGGGCTCGTCGCACGGCCGAAGAGCTCGGCCGGGCGTTCGCCGGTACGCCGGTCATCACCTCGGCTGGTGACACCATTGTGCCGGAAGTCGGCGCCCGACCGGCC is a genomic window containing:
- a CDS encoding primosomal protein N', whose amino-acid sequence is MLSVPHLDREFDYLVSAEQSDDAQPGVRVRVRFHGRLVDGFVLERRNDTDHPGKLGWLDRVVSAEPVLTAEVRRLVDAVAARYAGTRPDVLRLAVPARHARVERETTAAPASPLPLIPAPVDLSGWEVYGCGGQFLAALAESRAARAVWQALPGEQWADRFAEAATQTIRAGRAALAIVPDQRDLDALWRAVTARVDERSVVALSAGLGPAARYRRWLAALRGSARLVIGTRSAVFAPVSDLGLVMVWSDADDTLAEPRAPYPHAREVAMLRAHQARCAALIGGYTRTAEAHALVRSGWAHDVVAARSVVRAHAPRVVALDDSGYAEERDPAARTARLPSIALRAARSALANGAPVLVQVPRRGYVPSLACGRCRTVARCRHCTGPLSLLDRTTPGTVCRWCGRVDPTLRCARCGSEAVRAVVVGARRTAEELGRAFAGTPVITSAGDTIVPEVGARPALVVATPGAEPRASGGYGAALLLDTWALLGRQDLRAAEDALWRWMTAAALVRARGEGGVVTVVAEASIPTVQSLIRWDPVGHAEAELAARTEVGLPPNVHIAAVDGTAGAINALLQEAGLSDHETIQADLLGPVDLPPGVRRPAGTPAGAPVSRMLVRVPREQGLQLAASLRRGIGVLSVRQTHQPVRVQIDPLHIG